One part of the Larus michahellis chromosome 22, bLarMic1.1, whole genome shotgun sequence genome encodes these proteins:
- the ACKR5 gene encoding G-protein coupled receptor 182: protein MAEATTAPTETHTVLNEYGDYHNWSELFHLLNYTYTFCEFSLDENVKRVILFILYLVIFVVGLVENLLVIWVNWQTRGNKSLVNLYIINMAIADLGVLLSLPIWMLEVMLDYTWLWGSFLCRFTHYFYFANMYASIFFLTCLSVDRYVSLTSSSLFWRKHQHCARRIICACSWVLAAAIPFLEVAHMQLVNTGEPICIFVAPFETYDKWALAVSLATTTIGFLIPFPIITVFNILTARFIKRTKPESRKHCLLIYTYIVVFLISWLPFHIMLTLLTLDGNHIILHCTFAHFLYFFYDIIDCFTLLHCVINPILYNFLSKNFRSKLISAVVKYIPKDQGDQKGADNSSSTTQHSIVITKDNNPPN from the coding sequence ATGGCTGAGGCGACCACTGCCCCCACCGAGACACACACTGTCCTGAACGAGTATGGGGACTACCACAACTGGTCCGAGCTCTTCCACCTCCTGAACTACACCTACACCTTCTGCGAGTTCAGCCTGGATGAGAACGTCAAGCGGGTGATTCTCTTCATCCTTTACCTGGTCATCTTCGTGGTGGGCTTGGTGGAGAACCTCCTCGTCATTTGGGTCAACTGGCAGACACGGGGCAACAAGAGCTTGGTCAACCTCTACATTATCAACATGGCCATTGCTGACCTCGGAGTGCTGCTGTCGCTGCCCATCTGGATGCTGGAGGTGATGCTGGATTACACCTGGCTCTGGGGCAGCTTCCTCTGCCGCTTCACGCACTACTTCTACTTTGCCAACATGTACGCCAGCATCTTCTTCCTCACCTGCCTGAGCGTGGATCGCTACGTGTCCCTGACCAGCTCCTCCCTCTTCTGGCGCAAGCACCAGCACTGTGCACGCCGCATCATCTGCGCCTGCAGCTGGGTCTTGGCAGCCGCGATcccattcctggaggtggctCACATGCAGCTGGTCAATACAGGAGAGCCCATCTGCATCTTCGTGGCCCCCTTCGAGACCTATGACAAGTGGGCACTGGCGGTCAGCTTGGCCACCACCACCATTGGGTtcctcatccccttccccatcatcACGGTTTTCAACATCCTGACAGCCAGGTTCATCAAGCGCACCAAGCCGGAGAGCAGGAAGCACTGTCTGCTCATCTACACCTATATCGTGGTGTTCCTCATCAGCTGGCTGCCCTTCCACATCATGCTGACACTGCTCACCCTCGACGGCAACCACATCATCCTGCACTGCACCTTCGCCCACTTCCTCTACTTCTTCTACGACATCATAGACTGCTTCACCCTGCTCCACTGCGTGATTAACCCCATCCTCTACAACTTCCTCAGCAAAAACTTCCGCAGCAAGCTCATCTCCGCTGTGGTGAAGTACATCCCCAAAGACCAAGGCGACCAGAAGGGCGCAGACAATTCCTCCTCCACCACACAGCACTCCATAGTCATCACAAAGGACAACAACCCTCCCAATTAA